A stretch of Streptococcus sp. oral taxon 061 DNA encodes these proteins:
- a CDS encoding phosphatase PAP2 family protein, whose amino-acid sequence MKDKQTYLTKGSFALLLFMIIGYIVKFYPEMLVSFDQPIQTAIRGDLPETLTLLFRAITHLIDIPVIITWVLIVAFIFYRKQWKLESYLMLGNLALAGILIVTFKNIYQRPRPEILHLVEEKGFSFPSGHSLAVTIMVGTLIVILSQRIKDQLWKRIVQILLGLYLVSVLISRVYLGVHYPSDVLASLCVGLGVLFIEFPFYDKLRFQWRFKGKQK is encoded by the coding sequence ATGAAAGATAAACAAACATATTTAACAAAGGGCTCTTTTGCCCTTTTACTTTTTATGATTATTGGCTATATTGTCAAATTTTATCCAGAAATGCTGGTCAGTTTTGATCAGCCAATTCAGACTGCCATTAGAGGTGATTTACCTGAGACCTTAACGCTTCTTTTTCGGGCAATTACGCACTTAATTGATATCCCAGTCATTATCACTTGGGTTCTCATTGTAGCATTTATTTTTTACCGTAAGCAATGGAAACTGGAAAGCTATCTTATGTTGGGAAACCTAGCTTTAGCTGGAATCTTAATCGTAACTTTTAAGAATATCTACCAAAGACCACGGCCAGAAATTCTACACTTGGTAGAAGAAAAAGGTTTTTCTTTTCCAAGCGGACATTCTCTGGCAGTAACGATTATGGTTGGAACTTTGATTGTGATTTTGAGCCAAAGGATTAAAGATCAACTTTGGAAAAGAATCGTCCAAATCTTACTCGGGCTTTACTTAGTCAGTGTATTGATATCCAGAGTCTATCTGGGGGTTCATTATCCGTCAGATGTTCTTGCTAGTCTTTGTGTAGGCCTAGGGGTTCTATTTATCGAATTTCCATTTTATGACAAACTCCGTTTCCAATGGCGGTTTAAAGGAAAGCAGAAGTAG
- a CDS encoding ECF transporter S component, which yields MTNTRRLSTIAILSALSFVLMYFDFPLLPAASFLRIEFSILPVLVGLIVLDLPAAFVIILLRSLLKLILNNQGVSTYIGLPMNIVALGVFVLAFGLIWKKDRTPIRFALASLAGTIGLTLAMLVLNYVYAVPLYAKFANFDIEKILGLSNYLLTIVLPFNLIEGIIFALAFWLIYVFLKVTLKRYER from the coding sequence ATGACAAACACACGTCGACTTTCGACCATTGCAATTTTATCAGCACTTTCATTTGTGTTGATGTACTTTGACTTTCCGCTTCTACCAGCGGCATCCTTTTTAAGGATTGAGTTCAGCATCTTACCGGTTTTGGTAGGGTTAATAGTACTCGATTTACCTGCAGCTTTTGTGATAATTTTACTCCGTTCCTTGCTTAAGTTAATTTTAAACAATCAAGGAGTCAGCACCTATATCGGTTTGCCGATGAATATTGTGGCTTTAGGAGTTTTTGTTCTTGCATTTGGTTTGATTTGGAAAAAAGATCGGACGCCAATTCGTTTTGCTCTAGCTTCTCTTGCTGGTACGATTGGTTTGACCTTGGCTATGCTAGTTCTTAACTATGTTTATGCTGTCCCATTATATGCTAAATTTGCTAATTTTGATATTGAGAAAATACTAGGACTAAGTAACTATTTGTTGACAATAGTTTTACCTTTTAACTTAATTGAGGGTATTATCTTTGCACTAGCATTTTGGTTGATTTATGTCTTCCTAAAGGTAACTTTAAAACGTTATGAAAGATAA
- a CDS encoding chromosome partitioning protein ParB, protein MKVNIRDLHPTQLYLSEKKLLDIQMLNQSAEIINVDPISVLAFGDCLLITDGHHRAYQALMAGRDTISAEWDRDGGDELYHLYAQACEKRKIYSVLDLKNHILPQDEYEAKWYNWCDGFNQAAELVLGVENEDKNHSDR, encoded by the coding sequence ATGAAAGTCAATATAAGAGATCTTCATCCGACTCAACTATACTTATCAGAAAAGAAGTTGCTAGATATTCAGATGCTTAATCAGTCGGCAGAAATCATCAATGTGGATCCAATTAGTGTTCTTGCATTTGGAGATTGTCTGTTGATTACTGATGGGCATCACAGGGCTTATCAGGCTTTAATGGCAGGTCGAGATACGATTTCTGCTGAGTGGGATAGAGATGGTGGTGATGAACTATATCATCTCTATGCGCAAGCTTGTGAGAAAAGAAAGATATACTCTGTTCTGGATTTAAAAAATCATATCTTACCTCAAGATGAGTATGAAGCAAAATGGTATAACTGGTGTGATGGTTTTAATCAAGCAGCGGAGCTAGTATTAGGAGTAGAAAATGAAGACAAAAATCATTCAGATAGATGA
- the rplA gene encoding 50S ribosomal protein L1, protein MAKKSKQLRAALEKIDSTKAYSVEEAVALAKETNFAKFDATVEVAYNLNIDVKKADQQIRGAMVLPNGTGKTSRVLVFARGAKAEEAKAAGADFVGEDDLVAKINDGWLDFDVVIATPDMMALVGRLGRVLGPRNLMPNPKTGTVTMDVAKAVEESKGGKITYRADRAGIVQAIIGKVSFEADKLVENFKAFNETIQKSKPATAKGTYVTSLTITTTQGVGIKVDVNSL, encoded by the coding sequence ATGGCTAAAAAAAGCAAACAACTTCGTGCTGCTCTTGAGAAAATCGACAGCACAAAAGCATACAGCGTAGAAGAAGCTGTAGCTCTTGCAAAAGAAACTAACTTTGCAAAATTTGACGCAACTGTAGAAGTTGCTTACAACTTGAACATTGACGTGAAAAAAGCTGACCAACAAATCCGTGGAGCAATGGTATTACCAAACGGTACTGGTAAAACATCTCGCGTTCTTGTATTTGCACGTGGTGCAAAAGCTGAAGAAGCTAAAGCAGCTGGTGCAGACTTCGTTGGGGAAGACGACCTTGTTGCTAAAATCAACGACGGTTGGTTGGACTTCGACGTAGTTATCGCTACACCTGACATGATGGCTCTTGTTGGACGTCTTGGACGTGTCCTTGGACCACGTAACTTGATGCCAAACCCTAAAACTGGTACTGTAACAATGGATGTTGCTAAAGCAGTTGAAGAGTCTAAAGGTGGTAAAATCACTTACCGTGCTGACCGTGCAGGTATCGTACAAGCTATCATCGGTAAAGTTTCATTTGAAGCTGACAAGTTAGTTGAAAACTTCAAAGCATTCAACGAAACAATCCAAAAATCTAAACCAGCTACAGCAAAAGGAACTTACGTAACAAGCTTGACAATCACAACTACTCAAGGTGTTGGTATCAAGGTTGACGTTAACTCACTTTAA
- a CDS encoding GNAT family N-acetyltransferase, whose protein sequence is MKTKIIQIDDSLRLVPYFLADHRDAALAWYQDVDLVELVDGIRIPYSLEKLNAMYSYLERHGDLFWIEFREKEGWFPIGDITLSQNNLPIVIGNPTYQHQGLGYKVLKVLIDLARQRGWKELKVQEIYDFNHASRRCFESLGFVESRRTEIGVGFLLKLDTN, encoded by the coding sequence ATGAAGACAAAAATCATTCAGATAGATGATTCCTTACGTCTTGTTCCCTATTTTTTAGCAGATCATCGTGATGCAGCTTTAGCTTGGTATCAAGATGTGGATTTGGTAGAACTTGTAGACGGTATTAGAATACCCTATAGTTTGGAAAAATTAAATGCCATGTATTCTTATTTAGAGAGGCACGGAGATTTGTTTTGGATTGAGTTTCGAGAAAAGGAGGGGTGGTTTCCAATTGGGGATATCACCTTATCTCAAAACAATCTTCCTATCGTGATTGGCAATCCAACTTATCAACATCAAGGACTTGGATACAAGGTTTTGAAGGTCTTGATTGATCTAGCTCGTCAAAGGGGATGGAAAGAATTAAAAGTTCAGGAAATCTATGATTTCAATCATGCCTCCAGACGATGTTTTGAATCCCTTGGTTTTGTTGAGAGTAGAAGAACTGAAATTGGGGTTGGCTTTCTCTTAAAACTGGACACTAACTAG
- the trkA gene encoding Trk system potassium transporter TrkA — protein MKIILVGGGKVGSALCRSLVADNHDVVLIEQNETVLKYLTSRFDIMGIAGNGADFAMLEAANVQDCDIFIAMTQYDEVNMVSAVLAKKMGAKETIVRVRNPEYSNPYFKEKNILGFSLIVNPELLAARAIANIIDFPNALSVERFVGGLVSLMEFVVRKDSNICQMSIADFRKKFGNVIVCAIERDHKLMIPSGDFVLEDKDRIFVTGHRVDMMLFHNYLKSRVVKSLLIIGAGKIAYYLLGILKDSRIDTKVIEVNPERAAFFSEKFPKLYIVQGDGTTKDILLEESAQNYDAVATLTGVDEENIITSMFLDSIGVQKNITKVNRTSLLEIIHATDFSSIITPKTIAVDTIMHFIHGRVNAQYSDLQAMHHLANGQVETLQFLIKEANKMTGKPLSQLKLKKDVLIAAIIRNGKTIFPTGENTLQVGDKLVVITLLSNITKIYDLLER, from the coding sequence ATGAAGATTATTCTTGTCGGAGGGGGGAAAGTTGGTTCTGCCCTTTGTCGTTCACTTGTCGCTGACAATCATGATGTTGTCTTAATTGAACAGAACGAAACTGTTCTAAAATACTTGACCAGCCGTTTTGATATTATGGGAATCGCAGGAAACGGTGCTGACTTTGCTATGTTAGAAGCAGCCAATGTCCAAGATTGTGATATTTTCATTGCCATGACTCAATACGACGAGGTCAATATGGTTTCGGCTGTTTTAGCAAAAAAAATGGGAGCAAAAGAAACCATCGTTCGTGTCCGTAATCCTGAGTATTCCAACCCTTACTTTAAAGAAAAAAATATTCTCGGATTTTCACTCATTGTCAATCCAGAACTCCTAGCTGCTCGTGCCATTGCAAATATCATTGACTTCCCAAACGCTCTATCTGTTGAACGCTTTGTGGGCGGTTTGGTCAGCCTAATGGAATTCGTCGTTCGCAAAGATAGCAATATTTGTCAGATGTCTATTGCTGATTTTCGTAAAAAGTTCGGTAACGTTATCGTCTGCGCCATTGAACGTGATCATAAACTGATGATTCCTAGTGGAGATTTTGTTCTAGAAGATAAAGACCGCATCTTTGTAACAGGACATCGTGTCGATATGATGCTCTTCCACAATTATCTCAAATCTAGAGTCGTTAAGAGCTTGCTCATCATTGGAGCTGGTAAGATTGCATACTACCTACTAGGTATTTTAAAAGACAGTCGAATTGATACAAAAGTGATTGAAGTCAACCCAGAACGCGCTGCCTTCTTCAGTGAAAAATTCCCTAAACTCTATATCGTCCAAGGGGATGGAACAACTAAAGATATTCTCTTAGAAGAAAGTGCTCAAAACTACGATGCTGTAGCTACCCTAACTGGAGTTGATGAGGAAAACATCATCACATCTATGTTTTTGGATAGCATTGGTGTTCAAAAAAATATTACCAAAGTAAACCGTACTAGTCTCTTGGAAATTATCCACGCGACGGATTTCTCAAGCATCATCACGCCGAAGACAATCGCTGTTGACACTATCATGCACTTTATCCATGGTCGTGTAAATGCACAATATTCTGACCTTCAAGCTATGCACCACCTCGCAAACGGCCAGGTAGAAACCCTTCAGTTCTTAATTAAGGAAGCAAACAAGATGACTGGCAAACCCTTGTCTCAACTGAAGCTCAAAAAAGATGTCTTGATTGCCGCCATTATCCGGAACGGAAAAACAATCTTCCCAACTGGAGAAAATACGCTCCAAGTCGGTGATAAGCTAGTGGTCATCACTTTGCTATCAAACATCACCAAGATTTATGATTTGTTAGAGAGGTAA
- a CDS encoding TrkH family potassium uptake protein produces the protein MNRSMVRFLLAKLLLIEAGLLLVPVGIALYYRESSQVFTALFSTIGILVVLGLLGIISKPKKQRIYAKEGVLIVALCWILWSFFGSLPFVFSGQIPNFIDAFFETSSGFTTTGATILNDVSVLSRSLLFWRSFTHLIGGMGVLVFALAIMDNAKNSHLEVMKAEVPGPVFGKVVSKLKNTAQILYILYLAMFALFVVIYYIAGMPLYDSFVIAMGTAGTGGFTVYNDGIAHYHSSLITYLTSIGVLMFGVNFNLYYYLMLRRIKEFFFDEELRAYLLIVAISTGLITLNTLHLYSGVSQSFEMAFFQVSNIITTTGFGYGDITNWPLFSQYILLMLMAIGGSAGSTAGGLKVIRGVILAKIAKNQFLSTISPHRVLTLHVNKTVIDKDTQHKILKYFVVYIMILLSLIFIVSLDTNNLMVVTSAVFSCFNNIGPILGTTSSFSIFSPFSKLLLSFAMIAGRLEIYPIILLFMKRTWSKR, from the coding sequence ATGAATAGAAGCATGGTACGCTTTCTTCTTGCAAAACTACTCTTGATTGAAGCTGGGCTACTTTTAGTTCCGGTTGGTATTGCTCTTTACTATCGAGAATCTAGTCAAGTTTTTACAGCTCTTTTCTCTACCATCGGGATTCTTGTTGTCCTAGGTCTACTCGGAATCATCAGTAAACCTAAAAAACAACGTATCTATGCTAAAGAAGGAGTCTTAATTGTTGCCCTATGTTGGATCCTCTGGTCTTTCTTTGGCTCCCTTCCCTTTGTCTTTTCAGGTCAAATCCCCAATTTTATCGATGCCTTCTTCGAAACTAGTTCTGGCTTCACTACTACGGGAGCAACTATCTTAAATGACGTTTCTGTACTAAGTCGTTCGCTTCTATTTTGGCGGAGCTTTACCCACCTCATTGGAGGGATGGGGGTGCTAGTTTTTGCCCTAGCTATTATGGACAATGCAAAAAACAGCCACTTAGAGGTTATGAAGGCCGAGGTCCCAGGACCAGTATTTGGTAAGGTTGTGTCTAAACTAAAAAATACAGCCCAAATCCTCTACATCCTCTACTTAGCTATGTTCGCCCTTTTTGTAGTTATTTATTACATTGCAGGGATGCCTCTCTACGATAGTTTTGTTATCGCTATGGGAACAGCTGGAACTGGGGGATTCACTGTTTATAACGATGGAATTGCCCACTATCACAGTTCTCTCATTACCTATCTGACAAGTATCGGGGTTTTGATGTTTGGTGTCAATTTCAACCTCTACTACTACCTCATGCTCCGTCGTATCAAGGAATTCTTTTTTGATGAGGAACTTCGAGCTTATCTCTTGATCGTGGCTATATCTACTGGCTTAATCACACTCAACACACTGCACCTTTATAGTGGTGTTTCACAAAGTTTTGAGATGGCCTTCTTCCAAGTTTCTAATATCATTACCACTACTGGTTTTGGTTATGGAGACATCACGAACTGGCCTTTGTTTTCTCAATACATCTTACTGATGTTAATGGCAATTGGTGGTTCTGCCGGATCTACTGCCGGTGGTCTCAAGGTTATCCGTGGAGTTATTCTCGCTAAAATTGCAAAAAACCAATTCTTGTCTACTATATCCCCTCACCGTGTCTTAACTCTTCATGTTAATAAAACGGTCATCGACAAGGATACCCAACACAAGATTTTGAAGTATTTTGTAGTTTACATCATGATTCTACTCAGTCTGATCTTCATCGTTAGTTTAGATACTAACAATTTAATGGTTGTTACGAGTGCTGTTTTCAGTTGTTTTAACAATATCGGTCCAATTTTAGGAACGACTTCAAGTTTCTCAATTTTTAGTCCATTTTCAAAACTCCTCCTGTCCTTTGCAATGATTGCAGGACGTCTTGAAATTTATCCTATCATATTACTCTTTATGAAACGAACCTGGTCTAAACGTTAG
- the rplK gene encoding 50S ribosomal protein L11, giving the protein MAKKVEKLVKLQIPAGKATPAPPVGPALGQAGINIMGFTKEFNARTADQAGMIIPVVISVYEDKSFTFVTKTPPAAVLLKKAAGVEKGSGTPNKTKVATVTRAQVQEIAETKMPDLNAANIESAMRMIEGTARSMGFTVVD; this is encoded by the coding sequence ATGGCTAAAAAAGTCGAAAAACTTGTAAAATTGCAAATCCCTGCTGGTAAAGCTACGCCAGCTCCACCGGTTGGACCTGCTCTTGGTCAAGCTGGTATCAACATCATGGGATTCACAAAAGAGTTCAACGCTCGTACAGCTGATCAAGCTGGTATGATCATTCCAGTTGTTATCTCAGTATACGAAGACAAATCATTTACTTTCGTTACTAAAACACCACCAGCTGCTGTTCTTTTGAAAAAAGCTGCAGGTGTTGAAAAGGGATCAGGTACCCCTAACAAAACTAAAGTTGCTACAGTTACTCGTGCACAAGTACAAGAAATTGCAGAAACTAAGATGCCAGATTTGAACGCTGCAAACATTGAGTCTGCAATGCGTATGATCGAAGGTACTGCTCGTTCTATGGGATTCACTGTTGTTGACTAA
- a CDS encoding tRNA (cytidine(34)-2'-O)-methyltransferase encodes MANHIVLFEPQIPQNTGNIARTCAATNAPLHIIKPMGFPIDDRKMKRAGLDYWDNLEIYFYDSLDEFMKKMDGQLYLISKFAEKVYSDADFTIEGNYYFLFGREDKGLPEEFMREHPEKALRIPMNDEHVRSLNVSNTVCMIVYEALRQQNFAGLELVHTYETDKLK; translated from the coding sequence ATGGCCAATCATATTGTATTGTTTGAACCACAAATTCCACAAAATACGGGAAATATTGCACGAACCTGTGCGGCGACAAATGCGCCCCTTCATATTATCAAACCGATGGGCTTTCCGATTGATGATCGTAAAATGAAGCGAGCCGGGCTAGACTATTGGGACAACCTTGAGATCTATTTTTATGATAGTTTAGATGAATTTATGAAAAAAATGGATGGTCAACTCTACTTGATTTCCAAGTTTGCAGAAAAGGTCTATTCAGATGCTGATTTCACGATAGAAGGGAATTATTATTTTCTTTTTGGCCGCGAAGATAAGGGTCTGCCTGAGGAATTTATGCGTGAACATCCTGAAAAAGCTCTCAGAATTCCCATGAATGACGAACATGTTCGAAGCCTAAATGTATCCAATACAGTCTGTATGATTGTCTACGAGGCGCTTCGCCAACAAAACTTTGCTGGGCTCGAATTGGTTCATACTTACGAAACGGATAAGTTGAAATAA